The following coding sequences are from one Haploplasma axanthum window:
- a CDS encoding uracil-DNA glycosylase family protein, with translation MDNIEIIKNKIINDSENLQFKKQGYQPIFMANKNAKILIIGQAPGLKTQEKGFVFMDKSGDKLREWLGITYDYFYNSGEIAVLPLDFYYPGKAKTGDLPPRIEFAEKWHKSIIDEMPNIKLTILIGTYACKYYLGDTFRENLTETVRAYRAYLPKYFPLVHPSPLNFRWFNNNKWFGDVIKELQEIVKIII, from the coding sequence ATGGATAATATTGAAATAATAAAAAATAAAATCATTAATGACTCGGAAAATTTACAGTTCAAAAAACAAGGATATCAACCAATATTTATGGCAAATAAAAATGCGAAAATTTTAATTATTGGGCAAGCTCCAGGTCTTAAAACGCAAGAAAAAGGTTTTGTTTTTATGGATAAGAGTGGTGATAAGTTAAGAGAATGGCTAGGAATAACATATGATTATTTTTACAATTCAGGAGAAATAGCTGTTCTTCCATTGGATTTTTACTATCCTGGAAAAGCTAAGACAGGTGATTTACCTCCTCGAATTGAGTTTGCAGAAAAATGGCATAAATCAATTATTGATGAAATGCCTAATATTAAACTTACAATTTTAATTGGAACATATGCCTGTAAATATTATCTTGGAGATACATTTAGAGAAAACTTAACTGAAACAGTCAGAGCATATAGAGCATATTTGCCAAAGTATTTTCCTTTAGTTCATCCATCCCCATTAAACTTTAGATGGTTTAATAATAATAAGTGGTTTGGTGATGTAATAAAGGAGTTACAAGAGATTGTTAAAATAATAATATAA